Proteins encoded in a region of the Vicia villosa cultivar HV-30 ecotype Madison, WI linkage group LG5, Vvil1.0, whole genome shotgun sequence genome:
- the LOC131607639 gene encoding uncharacterized protein LOC131607639: MSGVSMAVAGDTNETDKRQQYGSMTMMGSLRVIELQLVAFVLVFSASGLVSLFDLLFPVFVSIYLLALSRFVFPSYTHGVSQTIFHGSKAFRVYVIVGTILGLFLPLAYVLGGFGRGDKHAVKSASPHLFLISFQILTENIITGLSMFSPPVRALVPLMYTVRRIFVDINWIHDVWLNIILSPNAHIKDKAWFWFGRVLAVVNLVYFSINLFGFLIPRFLPRAFKRYFQEREEIYAKAAEDKPHVPKRKTINLCL, encoded by the exons ATGTCTGGTGTGTCAATGGCAGTGGCTGGTGATACAAATGAAACAGATAAAAGACAACAATATGGAAGCATGACAATGATGGGTTCATTACGTGTAATAGAGCTACAACTTGTGGCTTTTGTATTGGTTTTCTCAGCAAGTGGTCTTGTCTCACTTTTTGATCTACTCTTTCCTGTCTTTGTCTCTATCTATCTATTAGCACTTTCACGTTTTGTTTTTCCATCATACACTCATGGAGTGTCCCAAACTATTTTCCATGGCAGCAAGGCTTTTCGAGTCTATGTTATTGTTGGAACAATATTGGGTTTGTTCTTGCCTCTGGCTTATGTTTTGGGTGGATTTGGTAGAGGGGATAAGCATGCTGTGAAATCTGCAAGTCCACACTTGTTTTTGATCTCTTTTCAAATACTCACTGAAAATATAATAACTGGGTTGTCAATGTTTTCACCTCCTGTTAGAgcattggtgcctttgatgtatACAGTGAGGAGGATCTTTGTGGATATTAATTGGATACATGATGTCTGGCTCAACATCATTTTGTCACCAAATGCACACATTAAG GACAAGGCATGGTTTTGGTTTGGGAGGGTTCTGGCTGTTGTCAATCTGGTTTATTTCTCCATCAATCTCTTTGGATTCTTGATTCCAAGGTTCCTTCCAAGGGCTTTCAAGAGGTATTTCCAAGAGAGGGAAGAGATCTATGCCAAGGCTGCTGAGGACAAACCACATGTACCAAAGAGAAAGACAATAAATTTATGTCTTTAA
- the LOC131605649 gene encoding sm-like protein LSM3B, translating into YAGVTPLPPSILSCVSVVDSSTQTLLLVNEPLDLIRLNLDERIYVKLRSDRELRGKLHAFDQHLNMILGDVEEIVTTVEIDDETYEEIFRDMGNRPTETSVTSSQHLPYIIKSPDRSDI; encoded by the exons TATGCAGGTGTAACACCATTACCACCTTCTATTCTTAGTTGTGTAAGTGTTGTTGACAGCAGCACACAGACATTGCTACTAGTGAATGAGCCTTTGGATCTCATACGACTCAATCTCGATGAACGTATCTATGTCAAACTCCGTTCTGACAGAGAGCTTCGTGGCAAGCTTCAT GCTTTTGATCAGCATCTTAATATGATTCTTGGTGATGTTGAAGAAATTGTTACCACTGTTGAAATTGATGATGAGACGTATGAAGAAATTTTTAGG GATATGGGAAACAGACCGACAGAAACTTCTGTCACTTCAAGCCAACACCTTCCTTACATTATTAAGTCACCAGATAGATCTGACATTTGA
- the LOC131607642 gene encoding G2/mitotic-specific cyclin-2-like isoform X2 has protein sequence MSGHLVQFFQLEASQAVGRNVPNDMVMNIDATDKDSELAATEYIDDIYKFYKLSEDDCPVHDYMVSQPDINAKMRAILVDWKEVWFTFPRQDEAVKFAKEQEDVHLFSYQDHFNGQRRFLVSTYTEFWRRSPTLRLMEHTVAVKAIAWSPHQINGDYANDYNISANGSFSVEFLFSSIDSMELVCYIYFCFSAQGCLVA, from the exons ATGTCAGGACATTTAGTTCAGTTCTTTCAGCTAGAAGCAAG TCAGGCTGTTGGTAGAAATGTGCCAAATGATATGGTAATGAACATTGATGCAACTGACAAGGATAGTGAATTGGCTGCAACTGAGTACATTGATGATATTTATAAGTTTTACAAACTCAGCGAA GATGACTGTCCTGTACATGATTACATGGTTTCTCAGCCTGATATAAATGCCAAGATGAGAGCGATTCTTGTTGATTG GAAGGAAGTTTGGTTTACATTCCCTAGGCAAGATGAAGCAGTAAAATTTGCCAAAGAACAAGAAGATGTTCATCTCTTTAGTTACCAAGATCACTTTAATGGCCAGAGAAGGTTCCTTGTGTCTACTTATACAGAATTCTGGCGAAGGTCTCCAACTTTGAGACTTATGGAGCACACTGTTGCTGTGAAGGCCATTGCTTGGTCGCCTCACCAGATCAACGGAGACTATGCAAATGACTATAACATATCAGCCAATGGTTCATTTTCTGTTGAGTTTCTGTTTAGCAGTATAGACAGCATGGAATTGGTTTGTTATatctatttttgtttttctgctcaAGGTTGTTTGGTAGCGTAG
- the LOC131607642 gene encoding G2/mitotic-specific cyclin-2-like isoform X1 has product MEQAQKPTEVKEKQPPKGRKLRERSKINVRTFSSVLSARSKAVGRNVPNDMVMNIDATDKDSELAATEYIDDIYKFYKLSEDDCPVHDYMVSQPDINAKMRAILVDWKEVWFTFPRQDEAVKFAKEQEDVHLFSYQDHFNGQRRFLVSTYTEFWRRSPTLRLMEHTVAVKAIAWSPHQINGDYANDYNISANGSFSVEFLFSSIDSMELVCYIYFCFSAQGCLVA; this is encoded by the exons ATGGAACAAGCTCAGAAACCTACTGAAGTGAAAGAGAAACAGCCTCCTAAAGGAAGAAAGTTAAGAGAAAGATCTAAGATAAATGTCAGGACATTTAGTTCAGTTCTTTCAGCTAGAAGCAAG GCTGTTGGTAGAAATGTGCCAAATGATATGGTAATGAACATTGATGCAACTGACAAGGATAGTGAATTGGCTGCAACTGAGTACATTGATGATATTTATAAGTTTTACAAACTCAGCGAA GATGACTGTCCTGTACATGATTACATGGTTTCTCAGCCTGATATAAATGCCAAGATGAGAGCGATTCTTGTTGATTG GAAGGAAGTTTGGTTTACATTCCCTAGGCAAGATGAAGCAGTAAAATTTGCCAAAGAACAAGAAGATGTTCATCTCTTTAGTTACCAAGATCACTTTAATGGCCAGAGAAGGTTCCTTGTGTCTACTTATACAGAATTCTGGCGAAGGTCTCCAACTTTGAGACTTATGGAGCACACTGTTGCTGTGAAGGCCATTGCTTGGTCGCCTCACCAGATCAACGGAGACTATGCAAATGACTATAACATATCAGCCAATGGTTCATTTTCTGTTGAGTTTCTGTTTAGCAGTATAGACAGCATGGAATTGGTTTGTTATatctatttttgtttttctgctcaAGGTTGTTTGGTAGCGTAG
- the LOC131602905 gene encoding NAC domain-containing protein 2-like, with translation MQGALELPPGFRFHPTDDELVNHYLCRKCASLPIAVPIIKEIDLYKFDPWHLPEMALYGEKEWYFFSPRDRKYPNGSRPNRAAGTGYWKATGADKPIGKPKPLGIKKALVFYAGKAPKGVKTNWIMHEYRLANVDRSASKNNHNLRLDDWVLCRIYNKKGKIEKYNDDTKASSMFSEEVQFENETKPKIETNGHDDFRIVNEQLYTDTSDSVPRFHTDSSCSEHVVSPDVTCDKEVQSEPKWNEFVLGPDPVSAFDFQLNFMDDGEDDPFAPQVQYQMNQLSGWQDVFTYLPK, from the exons ATGCAAGGTGCATTAGAGTTACCTCCTGGGTTCAGATTTCACCCTACTGATGATGAGCTTGTGAATCATTATTTATGTAGAAAGTGTGCTTCTCTCCCAATTGCTGTTCCTATTATCAAAGAAATTGATTTGTATAAGTTTGATCCATGGCATCTTCCAG AAATGGCTCTTTACGGTGAGAAAGAGTGGTATTTTTTCTCTCCAAGGGACCGGAAATATCCAAACGGTTCACGACCGAACCGGGCGGCCGGAACCGGATACTGGAAAGCCACGGGAGCCGATAAGCCGATTGGAAAGCCGAAGCCGCTTGGAATTAAGAAAGCACTGGTTTTCTACGCTGGGAAAGCTCCTAAAGGTGTTAAAACTAATTGGATCATGCATGAATATCGGCTTGCAAACGTTGATAGATCCGCATCAAAAAATAACCACAATTTAAGA cTAGATGATTGGGTGTTGTGTCGAATATACAACAAGAAAGGGAAGATTGAGAAATACAATGACGATACAAAAGCATCATCAATGTTTTCTGAGGAAGTTCAATTTGAGAATGAGACGAAGCCTAAGATCGAAACGAACGGTCACGATGATTTCAGGATTGTTAACGAGCAGTTATATACTGACACGTCAGATTCGGTGCCACGCTTTCACACGGATTCAAGCTGTTCTGAGCACGTGGTTTCGCCGGATGTCACGTGCGATAAGGAGGTTCAAAGTGAGCCGAAATGGAACGAATTTGTTCTTGGGCCTGATCCAGTGTCGGCCTTTGATTTTCAGTTGAATTTTATGGATGATGGGGAagatgacccttttgcccctcaGGTTCAGTATCAAATGAATCAACTTTCGGGTTGGCAAGATGTGTTTACGTACCTACCAAAGTAA
- the LOC131602904 gene encoding aspartic proteinase Asp1-like has translation MKICKVRLRLILVVTVMMLNLSCCSAWFGNKRKSGRNSILPGESMSSRTSLRNHAAAGSSIVFPIYGNVYPVGFYNVTLNIGQPPRPYFLDVDTGSELTWLQCDAPCSQCSETPHPLYKPSNDFVPCKDPLCASLQPNDDYTCEDPNQCDYEIKYADQFSTLGVLLNDVYLLNFTNGVQLKVRMALGCGYDQIFSPSSYHPLDGILGLGRGKASLVSQLNSQGLVRNVIGHCLSSRGGGYIFFGNAYDSSQMSWTPISSIHSGKHYSAGPAELVFGGRKTGVGSLDIIFDTGSSYTYFNSPAYHALISLVNKELHRKPLKVAPDDQTLPMCWHGKKPFRSINEVKKYFKPLTLSFGNGGKVKSQFEIPPEAYLIISNKGNVCLGILNGPEVGLGELNLIGDISMLDKVMVFDNEKELIGWGPADCNGVPKSRDVSL, from the exons atgaaaatatgtAAGGTGAGATTGAGGTTGATATTGGTGGTTACAGTGATGATGTTAAACTTGTCTTGTTGTTCAGCTTGGTTTGGTAATAAACGCAAAAGTGGAAGAAACTCAATTTTACCAGGTGAATCCATGTCTTCAAGGACAAGTCTCAGGAACCATGCTGCTGCTGGTTCCTCAATTGTGTTCCCTATTTATGGCAATGTTTATCCTGTTGG ATTCTATAATGTTACTCTCAACATAGGTCAACCACCAAGGCCTTATTTTCTTGATGTTGACACCGGTAGTGAACTCACATGGCTTCAATGTGATGCCCCTTGTTCTCAATGTTCTGAG ACACCTCATCCACTTTACAAACCTAGCAATGACTTTGTGCCGTGCAAGGATCCGCTCTGCGCATCCTTGCAACCCAATGATGACTACACATGTGAAGATCCTAATCAATGCGACTATGAAATTAAGTATGCTGATCAATTCTCAACCCTTGGTGTGCTTCTCAATGATGTCTATCTTCTTAACTTCACGAATGGAGTCCAACTTAAAGTTCGGATGGCGCTCGG ATGTGGATATGATCAGATTTTTTCACCTTCTTCTTACCATCCGTTAGACGGGATACTTGGACTTGGAAGGGGAAAGGCTAGCTTGGTTTCACAGCTGAATAGTCAGGGCTTGGTGCGAAATGTGATCGGACATTGCTTAAGCTCGCGAGGAGGAGGATATATCTTCTTTGGAAATGCTTATGATTCTTCTCAAATGAGTTGGACTCCAATTTCGTCTATCCATTC GGGAAAACATTACTCGGCAGGACCAGCTGAACTTGTTTTCGGAGGAAGGAAGACTGGTGTGGGAAGTTTGGATATTATTTTCGATACCGGAAGTTCCTATACTTACTTCAACTCTCCGGCTTACCATGCACTGATTTCTTTG GTGAATAAGGAATTACATAGAAAGCCGTTAAAAGTAGCTCCCGATGACCAGACTTTACCAATGTGTTGGCATGGTAAAAAACCTTTCAGAAGCATAAATGAAGTGAAGAAATACTTCAAGCCACTAACACTTAGTTTCGGCAATGGTGGAAAAGTTAAATCTCAGTTTGAGATTCCTCCTGAAGCTTATTTAATAATATCA AACAAGGGGAATGTTTGTCTAGGCATTCTAAACGGTCCGGAAGTAGGATTGGGTGAATTGAACCTAATTGGAG ACATATCCATGCTAGACAAAGTGATGGTTTTCGACAACGAGAAAGAGTTGATTGGATGGGGACCGGCAGATTGCAATGGTGTTCCAAAATCCAGAGATGTCAGTTTATGA
- the LOC131607643 gene encoding aldehyde dehydrogenase family 3 member H1-like isoform X2, translated as MKTLSLPPLLAPPPSALLGSRAFANTLTLTTKCFPKQLHFHSRCVVFSTHSTSATLSVDSEVEKKQVFDGDKASLLVSELRKNFDTGKSKSYEWRISQLESIAKMLVEKEEEIIDALVKDLSKPRMEAYITEIFQVKTSCNETLQELKHWMKPEKVSTSITTFPSSAEIVSEPLGVVLIISTWNFPFSLSLDPIIGAIAAGNTVVLKPSEISPATSSLLASLLESYLDNSAVRVVEGAVPETTALLEQKWDKILYTGRIVMAAAAKHLTPVILELGGKCPAVVDSNINLQVTARRIVAGKWACNSGQACISVDYIITRKDFAPTLITALKDGLEEFFGKDPIESKDMSRIVSPTQFARLVRLLDEDKASDKIVLGGQRDEKKLKIAPTILLDVPEEAMVMQEEIFGPILPIITVDNIEDSFSIIKSRPKPLAAYLFTNNEQLKKDYVDKISSGGMLINDAVVHVATRGLPFGGVGESGMGAYHGKFSFDSFSHKKAVLYKGFDSDPSIRYPPYTPEKAKLLRAILDGSIFHIILALLGWSK; from the exons ATGAAAACCCTCTCTCTTCCGCCGTTGCTTGCTCCTCCTCCTAg TGCCCTACTTGGTAGCAGAGCTTTTGCAAACACTTTAACTTTAACCACAAAGTGTTTTCCCAAGCAACTTCATTTCCACTCTCGATGCGTTGttttctctacacactc GACTTCTGCAACTCTGTCTGTGGACTCTGAAGTAGAAAAGAAGCAAGTATTTGATGGAGACAAGGCCTCTTTGCTTGTTAGTGAGCTCAGAAAGAATTTTGATACAGGTAAGTCTAAGAGTTATGAATGGCGAATTTCCCAATTGGAATCCATAGCTAAGATGTTGGTAGAGAAAGAGGAGGAAATTATTGATGCTCTTGTTAAGGACCTTTCTAAACCTAGAATGGAAGCATATATAACCGAG ATTTTCCAGGTGAAAACTTCGTGTAATGAAACACTTCAAGAACTGAAACACTGGATGAAGCCTGAAAAG GTGAGTACTTCAATCACAACATTTCCATCATCAGCAGAGATTGTTTCAGAACCATTGGGAGTTGTGTTGATCATATCAACATGGAACTTTCCTTTCT CATTATCATTGGATCCGATCATTGGAGCCATTGCAGCAGGCAACACAGTGGTTTTGAAACCATCAGAAATTTCTCCTGCAACATCATCCCTTCTTGCAAGTTTGTTAGAAAGTTATCTAGACAATTCTGCTGTAAGAGTTGTTGAAGGTGCTGTTCCTGAAACAACTGCACTCTTGGAGCAGAAGTGGGATAAGATACTTTATACAG GTCGCATTGTTATGGCTGCTGCTGCAAAGCATCTTACTCCAGTGATTCTGGAGCTTGGAGGAAAATGTCCAGCTGTTGTTGATTCAAATATCAATTTACAA GTCACTGCTAGGAGGATAGTAGCtggcaaatgggcatgcaatAGTGGACAAGCATGCATTTCTGTTGATTACATCATCACAAGAAAAGACTTTGCTCCAACACTT ATAACTGCTTTAAAAGATGGGCTGGAAGAATTTTTTGGGAAAGATCCAATCGAATCCAAAGACATGTCTCGTATTGTGTCTCCTACTCAATTTGCACGACTTGTGAGACTCTTGGATGAGGATAAGGCATCTGACAAAATTGTTTTAGGAGGTCAGAGAGATGAGAAGAAATT GAAGATTGCTCCAACTATCTTATTGGATGTTCCAGAAGAAGCTATGGTTATGCAAGAGGAGATATTTGGGCCAATATTACCAATCATTACT GTAGACAATATAGAAGATAGCTTCAGTATAATAAAATCAAGGCCAAAACCTCTCGCAGCATATCTCTTCACAAACAATGAGCAGCTGAAGAAGGATTATGTCGATAAGATATCTTCTGGAGGAATGCTCATCAATGATGCTGTTGTGCAT GTTGCAACTCGTGGTTTGCCTTTTGGAGGAGTTGGAGAAAGTGGAATGGGCGCTTACCATGGAAAGTTCTCTTTCGATAGTTTCAGCCATAAGAAGGCAGTTTTATATAAAGGTTTTGATTCAGATCCATCCATAAGGTATCCACCATACACGCCTGAGAAGGCGAAATTGTTGAGGGCCATTTTAGATGGTAGTATTTTTCACATTATTCTTGCTTTGCTTGGATGGTCTAAATGA
- the LOC131607643 gene encoding aldehyde dehydrogenase family 3 member H1-like isoform X1 has protein sequence MKTLSLPPLLAPPPSALLGSRAFANTLTLTTKCFPKQLHFHSRCVVFSTHSTSATLSVDSEVEKKQVFDGDKASLLVSELRKNFDTGKSKSYEWRISQLESIAKMLVEKEEEIIDALVKDLSKPRMEAYITEIFQVKTSCNETLQELKHWMKPEKVSTSITTFPSSAEIVSEPLGVVLIISTWNFPFSLSLDPIIGAIAAGNTVVLKPSEISPATSSLLASLLESYLDNSAVRVVEGAVPETTALLEQKWDKILYTGSARVGRIVMAAAAKHLTPVILELGGKCPAVVDSNINLQVTARRIVAGKWACNSGQACISVDYIITRKDFAPTLITALKDGLEEFFGKDPIESKDMSRIVSPTQFARLVRLLDEDKASDKIVLGGQRDEKKLKIAPTILLDVPEEAMVMQEEIFGPILPIITVDNIEDSFSIIKSRPKPLAAYLFTNNEQLKKDYVDKISSGGMLINDAVVHVATRGLPFGGVGESGMGAYHGKFSFDSFSHKKAVLYKGFDSDPSIRYPPYTPEKAKLLRAILDGSIFHIILALLGWSK, from the exons ATGAAAACCCTCTCTCTTCCGCCGTTGCTTGCTCCTCCTCCTAg TGCCCTACTTGGTAGCAGAGCTTTTGCAAACACTTTAACTTTAACCACAAAGTGTTTTCCCAAGCAACTTCATTTCCACTCTCGATGCGTTGttttctctacacactc GACTTCTGCAACTCTGTCTGTGGACTCTGAAGTAGAAAAGAAGCAAGTATTTGATGGAGACAAGGCCTCTTTGCTTGTTAGTGAGCTCAGAAAGAATTTTGATACAGGTAAGTCTAAGAGTTATGAATGGCGAATTTCCCAATTGGAATCCATAGCTAAGATGTTGGTAGAGAAAGAGGAGGAAATTATTGATGCTCTTGTTAAGGACCTTTCTAAACCTAGAATGGAAGCATATATAACCGAG ATTTTCCAGGTGAAAACTTCGTGTAATGAAACACTTCAAGAACTGAAACACTGGATGAAGCCTGAAAAG GTGAGTACTTCAATCACAACATTTCCATCATCAGCAGAGATTGTTTCAGAACCATTGGGAGTTGTGTTGATCATATCAACATGGAACTTTCCTTTCT CATTATCATTGGATCCGATCATTGGAGCCATTGCAGCAGGCAACACAGTGGTTTTGAAACCATCAGAAATTTCTCCTGCAACATCATCCCTTCTTGCAAGTTTGTTAGAAAGTTATCTAGACAATTCTGCTGTAAGAGTTGTTGAAGGTGCTGTTCCTGAAACAACTGCACTCTTGGAGCAGAAGTGGGATAAGATACTTTATACAG GTAGTGCCCGAGTAGGTCGCATTGTTATGGCTGCTGCTGCAAAGCATCTTACTCCAGTGATTCTGGAGCTTGGAGGAAAATGTCCAGCTGTTGTTGATTCAAATATCAATTTACAA GTCACTGCTAGGAGGATAGTAGCtggcaaatgggcatgcaatAGTGGACAAGCATGCATTTCTGTTGATTACATCATCACAAGAAAAGACTTTGCTCCAACACTT ATAACTGCTTTAAAAGATGGGCTGGAAGAATTTTTTGGGAAAGATCCAATCGAATCCAAAGACATGTCTCGTATTGTGTCTCCTACTCAATTTGCACGACTTGTGAGACTCTTGGATGAGGATAAGGCATCTGACAAAATTGTTTTAGGAGGTCAGAGAGATGAGAAGAAATT GAAGATTGCTCCAACTATCTTATTGGATGTTCCAGAAGAAGCTATGGTTATGCAAGAGGAGATATTTGGGCCAATATTACCAATCATTACT GTAGACAATATAGAAGATAGCTTCAGTATAATAAAATCAAGGCCAAAACCTCTCGCAGCATATCTCTTCACAAACAATGAGCAGCTGAAGAAGGATTATGTCGATAAGATATCTTCTGGAGGAATGCTCATCAATGATGCTGTTGTGCAT GTTGCAACTCGTGGTTTGCCTTTTGGAGGAGTTGGAGAAAGTGGAATGGGCGCTTACCATGGAAAGTTCTCTTTCGATAGTTTCAGCCATAAGAAGGCAGTTTTATATAAAGGTTTTGATTCAGATCCATCCATAAGGTATCCACCATACACGCCTGAGAAGGCGAAATTGTTGAGGGCCATTTTAGATGGTAGTATTTTTCACATTATTCTTGCTTTGCTTGGATGGTCTAAATGA
- the LOC131602906 gene encoding uncharacterized protein LOC131602906 — MGKENEPDMKKEVGDDGSSRVETGDLESRSRISLEREMGLPCCRVCQCAESDKRGDAALEFLGITPVIESKGEVKSDDQGIPKDTPGNRNVKSKSGTMEFVGPDGEVFICKNDSDLENGLSHEDTLLELGCSCKNDIALVHYACALKWFINHGSTICEICGHIANNIKISDFNKVVGSLKEYEALRERTVNGDPGPAQDRPNTTVDPDAVAAIRRQRLSEIALWFCPHNSSNFNDNSNVGSVSQLVSQQPLNIFIEEAGPEQNTATKWAVEGTGILLATGLLTITLAWLIAPRVGKKTARSGLHILLGGVCALTVVIFFRFFVLTRIKYGPARYWAILFVFWFLVFGIWASRTHSANTT, encoded by the exons ATGGGCAAGGAAAATGAGCCGGATATGAAAAAAGAAGTTGGGGATGATGGTTCCTCGCGTGTGGAGACTGGGGATTTAGAATCTCGTTCTCGAATTAGTCTGGAGAGGGAGATGGGATTGCCATGTTGTCGCGTGTGCCAGTGTGCTGAGTCTGATAAGCGAGGAGACGCTGCACTAGAGTTTTTGGGCATCACTCCGGTTATAGAAAGCAAGGGGGAAGTAAAGTCTGATGACCAGGGAATTCCAAAAGATACGCCTGGTAACCGAAATGTCAAAAGCAAATCCGGGACGATGGAATTTGTAGGCCCTGATGGGGAGGTTTTCATATGTAAGAATGATAGCGATTTGGAAAATGGTTTATCTCATGAAGATACGTTACTAGAACTTGGTTGTTCTTGTAAAAATGACATTGCTTTGGTACACTATGCTTGTGCACTCAAGTGGTTTATCAATCATGGATCTACcatttgtgaaatatgtggacATATAGCAAATAATATCAAAATATCTGACTTCAACAAGGTTGTTGGTTCTTTGAAAGAGTATGAAGCGTTGAGGGAAAGAACTGTCAACGGAGATCCTGGTCCTGCACAAGATCGTCCAAATACTACTGTGGATCCTGATGCCGTGGCTGCTATCCGTAGGCAACGGTTAAGTGAAATTGCACTATGGTTTTGTCCTCATAATAGCAGTAACTTTAACGATAATAGCAATGTGGGCTCAGTTTCACAGCTTGTTTCTCAGCAGCCTTTGAATATTTTTATCGAAGAGGCTGGCCCCGAACAGAACACTGCAACTAAGTGGGCCGTAGAAGGTACTGGGATCCTCCTTGCTACAGGGCTGCTTACCATCACCCTTGCATGGCTTATAGCTCCTCGTGTTGGGAAG AAAACTGCAAGAAGTGGTCTTCATATCCTACTTGGAGGTGTTTGTGCTTTAACGGTGGTGATTTTTTTCCGCTTC TTTGTGCTTACCAGAATCAAGTATGGACCTGCACGTTATTGGGCAATATTGTTTGTTTTCTGGTTTCTTGTCTTTGGAATATGGGCTTCTCGGACACACAGTGCCAATACAACATGA